The Pseudanabaena yagii GIHE-NHR1 genomic interval TAGGGTTCTTGATGGGTGCGAATCGTACAGTCAGAACGTGGATAAGAGACGCAAAGAAGGGCAAATCCTTTCTCGATCTGTTCGTCATCTAGAAAGTTCTGATCTTCCTGATTGACAGTGCCTTCTTCTAATTTGCCGACACAACTGGAACAAGATCCTGCATTACAAGAAGATGGAAGCTCTATTCCTGCATCCTCTGCGGCTTGCAAAATAGTTGTATCTTCATCTACGGGAATTGTGACATCGATCTGTTTCTTCTTGTTGTACAGTCGCACATTGTATGTAGCCATATTTAAAACCTCCGAGTATTAATTTACGGAAATTGTGGTTGGGCTTTGCCCAACCACAATTTCATTAGTTAGCTGCAAGGCACAGCCGCAGGGGTACAGTCGCCAGCTTGGAAGGATTGACCACAGCCGCAGGAACCTGTCGCATTGGGGTTCTCAAACTTGAAGCCACTCTCTAGCAAGCCGTCAACATAATCGACCACCACACCATTGAGTAAGGGAGCGCTTTGAGGATCAACGTAGACGCGCACCTTCCCGATCTGCTCCACGATATCGTCAGGCTTTTGGGTATTGGTGATGTCGAGGGTGTATTGATAGCCGCTACAG includes:
- a CDS encoding 2Fe-2S iron-sulfur cluster-binding protein, whose protein sequence is MATYNVRLYNKKKQIDVTIPVDEDTTILQAAEDAGIELPSSCNAGSCSSCVGKLEEGTVNQEDQNFLDDEQIEKGFALLCVSYPRSDCTIRTHQEPYLV
- a CDS encoding HesB/IscA family protein, which gives rise to MSIILTEKAELRLRAFLKGSADRTTEKGIRLGVKDGGCSGYQYTLDITNTQKPDDIVEQIGKVRVYVDPQSAPLLNGVVVDYVDGLLESGFKFENPNATGSCGCGQSFQAGDCTPAAVPCS